In one Limisphaera ngatamarikiensis genomic region, the following are encoded:
- a CDS encoding sodium:solute symporter family transporter, giving the protein MNGRWLDGLVLLLYLGAMAAVGWRLARRQTSTEAYFVARRSVPHWAMGLSMFATLISSITFIAYPGSGFAGNWSELVPGIMVLVVLGLVGAVVIPFYREAVGVSAYEYFGRRFGYGVRAYTGLAFIAGHFSKMGFVLYLMALTASSMTGWDLYLLLGLVGLVTLFYTWLGGLEAVIWTDVVQGLLMWLGALVVLGLLLWMIPGGPEAAVSHAARAGKFELGHWTFDPADARSFWVMALYGFFWYLQKYGADQTVVQRYLVARSHREAFRGVALGAVLCVPIWTLFMFIGTLLWAYYDLGGAPLPAAVLDAQGRVQADRVFPHFLSTQMPAGLAGLFIAALLGAGMSTLSSDLNCLAAVGVEDYYRRLRPDASDAARLRMGRGLVLLAGVLATGIAALIAWRGERVLSFYYAVTSIVSGGLAGLFLLAFLSRRANRRGVWVGIVANLLFTGWAVLTRGSDPWLDLGPYNYPWSGVMIGILGHFVVLLVGYVASWCFPPEANPGWTFWDWRRTRGAGTGQGHGRLS; this is encoded by the coding sequence ATGAACGGGCGTTGGCTGGACGGGCTTGTACTGCTGTTGTACCTGGGCGCGATGGCGGCCGTGGGGTGGCGTCTGGCCCGGCGCCAGACCTCGACGGAGGCCTATTTTGTGGCCCGCCGTTCGGTGCCGCACTGGGCCATGGGCCTGTCCATGTTCGCCACCCTGATCAGCAGCATCACCTTCATTGCGTATCCGGGCTCGGGCTTTGCCGGCAACTGGAGTGAATTGGTGCCCGGCATCATGGTGTTGGTGGTGCTGGGGTTGGTGGGGGCGGTGGTGATTCCGTTTTACCGCGAGGCCGTGGGGGTGAGTGCCTATGAATATTTCGGGCGCCGGTTCGGCTACGGCGTGCGGGCCTACACGGGGCTGGCCTTCATCGCGGGGCATTTTTCGAAGATGGGTTTCGTGCTGTATCTCATGGCGCTGACGGCCAGCAGCATGACGGGTTGGGACCTTTACCTGCTGCTGGGCCTGGTGGGGTTGGTGACCTTGTTTTACACGTGGCTGGGCGGGCTGGAGGCGGTGATCTGGACGGACGTGGTCCAGGGTTTGCTGATGTGGTTGGGCGCATTGGTGGTGCTGGGGCTTTTGCTGTGGATGATTCCGGGCGGGCCGGAGGCGGCCGTCTCGCACGCGGCCCGGGCGGGCAAGTTCGAGCTCGGGCATTGGACGTTCGACCCGGCAGACGCACGGAGTTTCTGGGTGATGGCGCTGTACGGGTTTTTCTGGTACCTGCAGAAGTACGGGGCGGACCAGACCGTGGTACAACGGTACCTGGTGGCGCGGTCGCACCGGGAAGCCTTTCGGGGGGTGGCGCTGGGTGCGGTGTTGTGTGTGCCGATCTGGACGCTGTTCATGTTCATCGGCACGCTGTTGTGGGCATATTATGACCTCGGGGGTGCGCCGTTGCCGGCGGCGGTGCTGGACGCGCAGGGCAGGGTACAGGCGGACAGGGTCTTTCCACACTTCCTTTCGACGCAGATGCCCGCGGGCCTGGCGGGCCTGTTCATAGCGGCGCTGCTGGGGGCCGGCATGTCCACGTTGTCGTCGGACTTGAACTGTCTGGCGGCGGTGGGCGTGGAGGATTACTACCGTCGGTTGCGGCCGGACGCGAGTGACGCGGCGCGCCTGCGGATGGGCCGTGGGCTGGTATTGTTGGCCGGCGTGCTGGCAACCGGCATTGCCGCCCTGATTGCCTGGCGGGGCGAACGGGTCCTGTCGTTCTACTACGCGGTGACTTCGATTGTGTCGGGCGGTTTGGCCGGGTTGTTCCTGCTGGCGTTTTTGAGTCGCCGAGCCAATCGGCGGGGCGTGTGGGTGGGGATTGTGGCGAACCTGTTGTTCACGGGTTGGGCCGTGCTCACGCGGGGGTCGGATCCGTGGTTGGACCTCGGGCCGTACAACTATCCGTGGTCGGGTGTGATGATCGGAATCCTCGGGCATTTCGTGGTGTTGCTCGTGGGCTATGTGGCGAGCTGGTGTTTCCCGCCGGAGGCAAATCCCGGGTGGACGTTTTGGGACTGGCGTCGGACTCGAGGGGCGGGCACGGGGCAGGGGCACGGGAGGTTGTCATGA
- the groL gene encoding chaperonin GroEL (60 kDa chaperone family; promotes refolding of misfolded polypeptides especially under stressful conditions; forms two stacked rings of heptamers to form a barrel-shaped 14mer; ends can be capped by GroES; misfolded proteins enter the barrel where they are refolded when GroES binds), with amino-acid sequence MAAKQLLFDEAARMAILRGVTKLSKAVTATLGPKGRNVVIDKKFGSPTVTKDGVTVAKEIELEDPYENMGAQMVREVASKTSDAAGDGTTTATVLAEAIYREGLKFVTSGANPIGIQRGIQKAVDAAVAHLEKLAKKVKDKEEIKQVATVSANWDTAIGEIIADAMDKVGKDGTITVEEAKSIETTLEVVEGMQFDKGYLSPYFITNAETMECKLEDAYILVYEKKISSLKDILPLLEKVAKAGKPLLIIAEEVEGEALATLVVNKLRGTLQCCAVKAPGFGDRRKAMCEDIAILTGGKFISEDLGIKLENVELSDLGRAKTVIVDKENTTIVEGHGKPSEIQGRVNQIRRQIEETTSDYDREKLQERLAKLAGGVAVIHVGAATETEMKEKKARVEDALHATRAAVEEGIVPGGGVALLRCLPAINAVEPANEDEKIGIDIVKRAIEAPLRELANNAGVEGSVIVEEVKRRKGNEGYNVVTGQYEDLVKAGVVDPKKVTRTALQNAASIAGLLLTTECLITEIPEKEKKGSKGHGDMSDMDY; translated from the coding sequence ATGGCAGCCAAACAACTACTCTTTGACGAGGCCGCGCGCATGGCCATCCTGCGCGGCGTGACCAAACTCTCCAAGGCCGTCACCGCCACGCTCGGCCCCAAGGGCCGCAACGTGGTGATTGACAAGAAGTTCGGTTCCCCCACGGTCACCAAGGACGGTGTCACCGTGGCCAAGGAGATCGAGTTGGAGGACCCCTATGAAAACATGGGGGCCCAGATGGTCCGTGAGGTGGCCAGCAAGACCAGCGACGCCGCCGGTGATGGTACCACCACGGCGACCGTGCTGGCCGAGGCCATCTATCGCGAGGGCCTGAAATTCGTCACCTCGGGCGCCAACCCGATCGGCATCCAGCGCGGCATCCAGAAGGCCGTGGACGCCGCCGTGGCGCACCTGGAGAAACTGGCCAAGAAGGTCAAGGACAAGGAGGAAATCAAGCAGGTGGCCACCGTCTCGGCCAACTGGGACACCGCCATCGGCGAAATCATCGCCGATGCCATGGACAAGGTCGGCAAGGACGGCACCATCACCGTCGAGGAGGCCAAGTCCATCGAGACCACGCTCGAAGTCGTCGAAGGCATGCAGTTCGACAAGGGCTATCTGTCGCCCTACTTCATCACCAATGCCGAGACGATGGAGTGCAAGCTCGAGGACGCCTACATCCTCGTGTATGAGAAGAAGATCAGCAGCCTGAAGGACATCCTGCCGCTGTTGGAGAAGGTGGCCAAGGCCGGCAAGCCGCTGCTGATCATCGCCGAGGAGGTCGAGGGCGAGGCGCTGGCCACGCTGGTGGTCAACAAGCTGCGTGGCACGCTGCAATGCTGCGCGGTCAAGGCGCCCGGCTTCGGCGATCGTCGCAAGGCCATGTGCGAGGACATTGCCATCCTGACGGGTGGCAAGTTCATCAGCGAGGATCTGGGCATCAAGCTGGAGAACGTCGAGCTGAGCGACCTGGGCCGGGCCAAGACGGTCATCGTGGACAAGGAAAACACCACCATCGTTGAGGGCCACGGCAAACCCTCCGAAATCCAGGGCCGGGTCAACCAGATCCGTCGCCAGATCGAGGAGACCACCTCGGACTATGACCGGGAGAAGCTGCAGGAGCGGCTGGCCAAGCTGGCCGGTGGGGTGGCGGTGATCCATGTGGGCGCGGCCACCGAGACCGAGATGAAGGAAAAGAAGGCCCGCGTGGAGGACGCCCTGCACGCCACCCGGGCCGCCGTCGAGGAAGGGATCGTGCCCGGCGGTGGTGTGGCCCTGCTGCGTTGCCTGCCGGCCATCAACGCCGTCGAGCCCGCCAACGAGGACGAGAAGATCGGCATCGACATTGTCAAACGTGCCATCGAAGCCCCGTTGCGCGAGCTGGCCAACAACGCCGGCGTTGAGGGCTCCGTCATCGTTGAGGAGGTCAAACGCCGGAAGGGCAACGAAGGGTACAACGTCGTCACCGGCCAGTACGAGGACCTCGTCAAAGCCGGTGTGGTGGATCCCAAGAAGGTCACCCGCACCGCCCTGCAGAACGCGGCCTCGATCGCCGGTCTGCTCCTGACCACCGAGTGCCTCATCACCGAAATCCCCGAGAAGGAGAAGAAGGGATCCAAGGGGCACGGTGACATGAGCGACATGGACTACTAA
- the pdxA gene encoding 4-hydroxythreonine-4-phosphate dehydrogenase PdxA: MNGGVSQRPVLAVTLGDPAGVGPELAVRTLGEGEVLEHCVPVLFAGQGVLARLEAAGLGRLPWDRVPMEAWPARGRPTVPLVVDCGVPGDTDWLPGEISAACGRAAWVYIEQAIRSALARQVDGVVTLPVHKVALRRAGVPYPGHTEIFTALTGAQRTCMMLWSEALIVSMVTTHIGLAEVPGRLSVERILDVIELTGGACRRLLGREPRLAVCGLNPHAGENGLFGRGEEERFIQPAVEEARRRGWQVEGPLPPDTAFVPFLRTRYDAWVAMYHDQGHIPFKMLAFDSGVNVTLGLPIVRTSVDHGTAFDIAWQGRARNESLRAALRVAARLATSGAT; the protein is encoded by the coding sequence ATGAACGGGGGGGTCTCGCAAAGACCGGTGCTGGCGGTTACGCTGGGTGACCCGGCCGGGGTGGGACCGGAACTGGCGGTTCGAACGCTGGGGGAGGGCGAAGTACTGGAGCATTGCGTTCCGGTCCTATTTGCCGGGCAGGGTGTGCTGGCACGGCTGGAGGCGGCTGGATTGGGACGCCTCCCGTGGGATCGTGTGCCCATGGAAGCCTGGCCTGCACGGGGTCGGCCCACCGTTCCTCTTGTCGTGGATTGCGGTGTGCCCGGGGACACGGACTGGCTGCCGGGGGAGATCTCAGCCGCGTGTGGCCGTGCCGCATGGGTCTACATCGAACAGGCCATTCGCAGTGCGCTGGCGCGGCAGGTCGACGGTGTGGTGACCCTGCCGGTGCACAAGGTGGCCCTCCGCCGCGCCGGGGTACCCTATCCGGGACACACGGAGATCTTCACCGCCCTCACCGGTGCGCAACGAACCTGCATGATGCTCTGGAGTGAGGCGCTAATCGTGAGCATGGTCACTACTCACATCGGCTTGGCGGAGGTGCCCGGGCGCCTGAGTGTCGAGCGCATCCTGGACGTGATCGAACTGACCGGCGGGGCGTGCCGGCGTCTGCTGGGCCGCGAGCCCCGCCTTGCGGTTTGCGGGTTGAATCCGCACGCGGGCGAGAACGGTTTGTTCGGGCGCGGAGAAGAGGAGCGATTCATCCAACCGGCGGTGGAAGAGGCCCGGCGCCGGGGTTGGCAGGTGGAGGGCCCGCTTCCGCCGGACACGGCGTTTGTGCCGTTTCTGCGCACGCGCTACGATGCGTGGGTCGCCATGTATCACGATCAAGGACACATCCCGTTCAAAATGCTGGCCTTCGACAGCGGCGTGAACGTGACGTTGGGCCTGCCCATCGTGCGCACGTCGGTGGACCACGGGACGGCCTTTGACATTGCGTGGCAGGGTAGGGCCCGCAATGAGAGTCTGCGAGCCGCATTGCGCGTGGCTGCGCGACTGGCAACGAGCGGGGCGACATGA
- a CDS encoding dihydrodipicolinate synthase family protein — MKAQEKWQGVVVPMVTPVTADGRLDEAVVETVVTFLVEQGVDGLFVLGTTGEGASVPREDALRLVQRTVACAGGRVPVYAGLGELPDPMQGDGNLYLEAGARVLVARPPSRFPFEELPRWIETLLGTAAGPVMLYNIPTLNGVSLPLDLLEGWAGHPRLVGIKDSENDAVRLHSLLARLGGRPDFSIFVGVGALMAEGLRLGADGIVPSVANLIPDVCVAMWRAARRGDWSTVESCARRAMEVAGLYQNGRTLGESLAALKAAMAVRGLCGPWVLPPLMPMSPAEMEGVRSTMQTLQLLA, encoded by the coding sequence ATGAAGGCACAGGAAAAATGGCAAGGGGTGGTCGTCCCCATGGTCACACCCGTGACCGCTGATGGGCGGTTGGATGAGGCCGTGGTGGAGACCGTGGTGACGTTTTTGGTGGAGCAGGGTGTGGATGGGCTGTTTGTGCTGGGGACCACCGGTGAGGGGGCCTCGGTCCCCCGGGAGGACGCGCTCCGGCTCGTGCAGCGTACGGTGGCTTGCGCCGGCGGGCGTGTGCCGGTCTATGCCGGATTGGGTGAACTCCCCGATCCGATGCAGGGCGATGGGAATCTGTATTTGGAGGCGGGAGCCCGGGTCTTGGTGGCACGGCCGCCGAGTCGGTTCCCGTTTGAGGAGCTGCCCCGCTGGATCGAAACCCTGTTGGGGACGGCGGCGGGGCCGGTGATGTTGTACAACATCCCCACGCTCAACGGCGTGTCGTTGCCCCTGGACCTGTTGGAAGGCTGGGCCGGGCACCCGCGATTGGTGGGGATCAAGGATTCCGAGAACGATGCGGTCCGGTTGCATTCGCTGTTGGCGCGGTTGGGCGGGCGACCGGACTTCTCCATCTTTGTGGGTGTGGGCGCGCTGATGGCGGAAGGCCTGCGCCTGGGCGCCGATGGCATCGTGCCCAGTGTGGCCAATCTGATTCCCGATGTGTGCGTGGCCATGTGGCGGGCAGCGAGGCGGGGTGACTGGTCCACCGTGGAATCCTGCGCGCGGCGGGCCATGGAGGTGGCGGGCCTGTATCAGAACGGCCGGACCCTGGGTGAGTCGCTGGCCGCCCTCAAGGCCGCCATGGCCGTGCGCGGGTTGTGCGGTCCCTGGGTGTTGCCGCCGCTCATGCCGATGAGCCCGGCCGAGATGGAAGGGGTACGTTCCACCATGCAGACTCTTCAGTTGCTGGCATGA
- a CDS encoding RNA polymerase sigma factor — protein MQELETWPDERLAAHAQAGHLEAFDELVRRHHARVWRFLYTCCRDSHTAADLTQETFVTAYRQLSRFDPGRAWVPWLFTLARNKWRDFLRRRPPAADELSDSLPDLHRTPDEQTARQELWSDLWSWAARHLPPKQFQVLWHRYHEDLPCGEIASTLGLTEIHVKVLLFRARQALARAWKTRAAPGSQSREVSWTATERAWPVSTTAQTAGATPAKPDPNP, from the coding sequence ATGCAGGAACTGGAAACCTGGCCAGACGAACGCTTGGCCGCCCATGCGCAGGCCGGGCACCTGGAGGCTTTTGACGAGCTGGTCCGGCGCCATCACGCCCGCGTTTGGAGATTCCTGTACACCTGCTGTCGGGACAGTCACACCGCGGCGGATCTGACCCAGGAAACTTTTGTGACCGCATACCGGCAGTTGTCCAGGTTTGATCCCGGGCGGGCCTGGGTCCCCTGGTTGTTCACTCTGGCGCGCAACAAGTGGCGCGATTTCCTGCGGAGACGACCGCCCGCAGCAGATGAACTCAGCGACTCGTTACCCGATCTGCACCGGACGCCCGACGAGCAAACCGCGCGTCAGGAGCTCTGGAGCGACCTGTGGTCCTGGGCTGCGAGGCATCTGCCCCCGAAACAGTTCCAGGTTTTGTGGCACCGGTACCATGAGGACCTCCCCTGCGGGGAGATTGCCAGCACCCTGGGCCTGACCGAAATTCATGTGAAGGTTTTGCTGTTTCGAGCGCGCCAGGCGCTCGCACGGGCGTGGAAAACGCGCGCAGCCCCGGGTTCTCAAAGCCGCGAGGTATCGTGGACCGCCACGGAGAGGGCGTGGCCGGTTTCCACAACCGCACAAACCGCCGGTGCAACCCCGGCCAAACCCGATCCGAACCCATGA
- a CDS encoding four-carbon acid sugar kinase family protein, whose translation MILVVADDLTGAAELGGAAVARGLSAWWVRQPPWPEDADVLCLDTRTRDLPPGDAAARVREGVAPWAGRAGLRVYKKVDSVLRGPVLAEVEAVRSALGFRNVLLLPANPSRGRTIRDGHYFIGGVPLDRTEFARDPVHPRVTSDVLALVGRMEGVQVRLAGLDEPLPASGIVIAQAGSEADVARWAARWGEETLPAGGLDFFRALLDRWLPPRPEHATRSEALSGRIGVTCQKLTTPATIRRVLLVSGTASPRAREWRQQCGRAGVPVECVFSGDETDLGDLASVADRVGRACANGLAAEGRAMLCLGEPARAASLGDQPSVWLDLLARAARVVCERETPDLVLVEGGATAAALLDEFSWDRWRIQKEWAPGVVELCGPDGSGPALVLKPGSYAWPEAIRRLWFKGRTL comes from the coding sequence ATGATCCTGGTGGTTGCGGATGACCTGACCGGTGCTGCCGAGCTGGGCGGTGCGGCCGTGGCGCGCGGCCTGTCTGCCTGGTGGGTGCGGCAGCCGCCCTGGCCGGAAGATGCCGACGTGCTATGCCTGGACACCCGTACGCGGGATTTGCCCCCGGGCGATGCGGCGGCCCGGGTTCGGGAGGGGGTTGCCCCGTGGGCGGGGCGTGCCGGGCTGCGGGTGTACAAAAAGGTGGACTCGGTTTTGCGCGGCCCGGTGTTGGCGGAAGTCGAAGCGGTGCGAAGCGCATTGGGGTTCCGGAACGTGCTGCTGTTGCCGGCCAATCCCTCGCGGGGCCGGACCATCCGGGACGGTCATTACTTCATCGGGGGCGTGCCGCTGGACCGGACGGAATTTGCCCGCGACCCGGTGCACCCGCGCGTGACGTCCGATGTCCTGGCCCTGGTGGGACGCATGGAGGGCGTGCAAGTGCGCCTGGCCGGTTTGGACGAACCTTTGCCCGCCAGTGGAATTGTGATCGCACAGGCGGGATCGGAGGCGGACGTGGCCCGGTGGGCCGCCCGGTGGGGTGAAGAGACGCTGCCGGCGGGTGGACTGGACTTCTTTCGCGCGCTCTTGGATCGCTGGTTGCCTCCGCGACCTGAACATGCCACCCGAAGCGAGGCCCTCTCCGGTCGGATTGGAGTCACGTGTCAGAAGCTCACGACGCCTGCGACGATCCGGCGCGTGTTGCTTGTCTCGGGCACGGCCAGTCCGCGTGCACGAGAATGGCGCCAACAGTGCGGGCGGGCCGGGGTTCCCGTGGAATGTGTGTTTTCTGGGGATGAGACCGACCTCGGGGATTTGGCGAGTGTGGCGGATCGAGTTGGGCGGGCTTGCGCAAATGGCCTGGCCGCTGAGGGTCGGGCCATGCTGTGCCTGGGTGAGCCCGCCCGGGCGGCGTCCCTGGGAGACCAGCCGTCGGTATGGCTGGACTTGTTGGCTCGTGCTGCCCGGGTGGTTTGCGAGAGGGAAACGCCGGATCTGGTGCTGGTGGAGGGCGGCGCCACGGCCGCGGCCCTGCTGGATGAATTTTCATGGGACCGATGGCGGATTCAAAAGGAATGGGCTCCCGGCGTGGTGGAACTGTGCGGGCCTGACGGGTCAGGGCCGGCGTTGGTGTTGAAGCCGGGCAGTTACGCCTGGCCGGAGGCAATCCGCCGGCTCTGGTTTAAGGGTCGAACCTTGTGA
- a CDS encoding iron-containing alcohol dehydrogenase, whose amino-acid sequence MSFIGMQQVPTLMVGEGCAAEVGRWLKGRGCRRPLLVSCRALHGTCQTLMKLWGTDGLEFVCLPEVDAEPTVAGFEGLRTRAGALAPDAVVGLGGGSVLDVAKLLAALVDRPEPVRAVFGIDRLPGRNLTLVCLPSTAGTGSEVSPNAILLDEATELKQGVISRHLVPDAAFVDPELTYSLPPAVTAATGFDALTHCIEAFANRHAHPWVDAVALQGIRWIGGYLERAVRDGSDREARRYLAYGSLCGGLCLGPVNTAAVHALAYPLGGRYRVAHGVANAVLLPHVLRFNLEAAPDRYAEVARALGVTDGGSVEAVARRGLERLVALARACGLPRGLAELGIRREDLPELARSAMQVQRLLRNNLRLVTETDARAIYEAAF is encoded by the coding sequence ATGAGCTTCATCGGAATGCAGCAAGTGCCCACTCTGATGGTGGGCGAGGGTTGCGCGGCCGAAGTGGGCCGCTGGTTGAAGGGGCGGGGTTGTCGGAGACCCCTGCTGGTGAGCTGCCGTGCGCTGCACGGTACCTGTCAGACGTTAATGAAGCTCTGGGGAACGGACGGGCTGGAGTTTGTTTGTCTGCCCGAGGTGGATGCGGAACCGACGGTGGCAGGGTTTGAGGGGCTGCGGACCAGGGCCGGGGCACTGGCACCCGATGCCGTGGTGGGCCTGGGTGGGGGGAGCGTCCTGGACGTGGCCAAGTTGCTGGCCGCATTGGTGGACCGGCCCGAGCCGGTGAGGGCGGTGTTCGGAATCGACCGGTTGCCGGGGAGGAACCTGACGCTGGTTTGTCTGCCCAGCACCGCGGGCACGGGAAGCGAGGTGTCGCCCAATGCCATCTTGTTGGATGAAGCCACGGAACTGAAACAGGGGGTGATCAGTCGTCACCTGGTGCCGGATGCGGCCTTTGTGGATCCGGAGCTGACCTACAGCTTACCGCCGGCGGTGACGGCGGCCACGGGTTTTGATGCGCTGACTCATTGCATCGAGGCATTTGCCAACCGGCACGCGCATCCCTGGGTGGATGCCGTGGCGTTGCAGGGGATTCGATGGATCGGAGGTTATCTGGAGCGCGCGGTGCGGGACGGATCGGATCGCGAGGCGCGACGGTATCTGGCCTACGGGAGTCTGTGCGGCGGGCTCTGCCTGGGGCCGGTGAATACGGCGGCAGTGCACGCGCTGGCATATCCGCTGGGGGGTCGGTACCGGGTGGCGCACGGGGTGGCCAACGCGGTGCTGCTGCCGCACGTGTTGAGATTCAACCTGGAGGCTGCCCCGGACCGCTACGCCGAGGTGGCCCGTGCACTGGGCGTGACGGACGGCGGCAGCGTGGAGGCGGTGGCACGGCGGGGGTTGGAGCGCCTTGTGGCCCTGGCCCGTGCGTGCGGGTTGCCGCGCGGGTTGGCGGAGCTGGGCATACGACGGGAGGATCTGCCGGAGCTGGCCCGGAGCGCAATGCAGGTGCAGCGGCTGTTGCGCAACAACCTGCGTCTCGTGACCGAGACGGATGCGCGGGCCATTTACGAGGCGGCTTTTTGA
- a CDS encoding co-chaperone GroES, whose protein sequence is MALNIKPLGDRVLIEPVEEKEVKKGGIIIPDTAKEKPQEGIVRALGTGKLDENGKRIPFEVKVGDRVLVSKYGGTEIKVDDKEYKLMSSDDLLAILE, encoded by the coding sequence ATGGCACTGAACATCAAACCACTCGGCGACCGGGTGTTGATCGAGCCGGTCGAGGAGAAGGAAGTCAAGAAGGGCGGGATCATTATTCCTGACACCGCCAAGGAGAAACCCCAGGAGGGCATTGTCCGTGCACTCGGCACGGGCAAACTCGATGAGAATGGCAAACGAATCCCCTTCGAGGTCAAGGTCGGTGACCGGGTGCTCGTCAGCAAGTACGGCGGCACGGAGATCAAGGTGGATGACAAGGAGTACAAGCTGATGAGCTCCGACGACCTGCTGGCGATTCTCGAATAA
- a CDS encoding exo-alpha-sialidase yields MANSAAVVRGGGRGPWLWLVWLLVPGLSASGAGSGAVPAAGPMEIRVRAAGFVPGECTSVGPAEERVSVRVVTAPDPYPFNQACVKQRTDVARLGPRPDVPYFHVRWALPIPPENDTNLMGWVAGVSPEVWAHNHSPGFEILPNGDVLAVYFSARMASGAAESAPDTRFVQARLRFGAEEWEMPELFLDFEGLNDQSGLLWRDGERVWFFGGGRGASPWLPFKMAVTTNHGATWRLELPRLTGPARDYTAQPIANAFRSSADVIYFAMDAAGEESFLWASADGGRTWRDQGGRVSGRHATVVPLDEDGHLLAFGGKNVSLGGWSPRSESRDWGGSWTRPEPSAFPALSSNQRLCMIRLANGHLCLVTDGVTRRTGESPPGWTNGPGPVVAISTNEGRSWHFKPLPVALPHERDRRAGTLGYATVRQAPNGVIHVLATMTHPCLHYEFNEAWVFSDAGDMVPESDGGRVEQYREDYPDGSPRTIWSARICPNGRYVLHGLEVSYYPDGRRAHEVTYVNGRKSGRERYWSPDGRLVWEWEHWPEQNRSVWRWYWPNGRKRLESTWETRPLARDLTRRFYGRQADGPVRHWDEQGRLVYEGRFVRGRLMTPPPPELP; encoded by the coding sequence ATGGCGAATTCCGCCGCCGTCGTGCGCGGCGGGGGCCGGGGGCCATGGTTGTGGTTGGTCTGGCTTCTGGTGCCCGGCTTGTCCGCGTCGGGTGCCGGGAGCGGGGCGGTCCCTGCCGCCGGGCCGATGGAGATCCGGGTGCGCGCGGCGGGGTTTGTGCCCGGCGAGTGTACCTCCGTGGGGCCCGCGGAGGAACGGGTTTCGGTTCGGGTGGTGACCGCCCCGGACCCGTACCCCTTCAACCAGGCCTGTGTCAAACAGCGCACCGACGTGGCCCGGCTGGGGCCGCGGCCGGACGTGCCCTATTTTCACGTGCGCTGGGCGTTGCCGATTCCCCCGGAGAACGATACCAACCTGATGGGCTGGGTGGCCGGTGTTTCTCCGGAGGTGTGGGCCCACAATCATTCGCCGGGTTTTGAGATCCTGCCCAACGGGGATGTGTTGGCCGTGTACTTCAGCGCACGGATGGCCTCCGGCGCGGCGGAAAGCGCCCCGGACACCCGCTTCGTCCAGGCGCGACTCCGGTTCGGGGCCGAGGAATGGGAGATGCCCGAACTGTTTCTGGATTTTGAGGGGCTGAACGATCAGTCGGGACTGTTGTGGCGGGACGGGGAACGGGTGTGGTTTTTCGGCGGTGGCCGGGGCGCAAGCCCATGGTTGCCCTTCAAGATGGCAGTCACCACCAACCACGGGGCCACGTGGCGGTTGGAGCTGCCGCGCTTGACGGGGCCGGCCCGCGATTACACGGCACAGCCGATTGCAAATGCCTTCCGTTCTTCTGCCGACGTGATCTATTTCGCGATGGACGCGGCGGGGGAAGAGAGCTTCTTGTGGGCCAGCGCGGACGGGGGGCGGACCTGGCGTGACCAGGGGGGCCGGGTGTCGGGTCGGCATGCCACCGTGGTGCCTTTGGATGAGGACGGCCACCTGCTCGCGTTTGGCGGGAAGAATGTCAGCCTCGGTGGATGGTCGCCCCGGAGTGAATCGCGGGATTGGGGGGGCAGTTGGACGCGGCCGGAGCCTTCCGCGTTTCCGGCCCTGAGCAGCAACCAGCGGCTGTGCATGATCCGGCTGGCCAACGGCCATCTTTGCCTGGTGACGGATGGTGTGACGCGGCGGACCGGTGAATCGCCCCCCGGTTGGACGAACGGTCCCGGCCCGGTCGTGGCCATTTCCACCAATGAGGGTCGGTCCTGGCATTTTAAACCGCTGCCGGTGGCGCTGCCGCATGAACGGGACCGCCGCGCCGGCACACTGGGCTATGCGACGGTGCGGCAGGCGCCCAACGGTGTGATTCATGTACTGGCCACGATGACGCATCCCTGCCTGCATTACGAGTTCAACGAGGCCTGGGTCTTTTCGGACGCCGGCGACATGGTGCCGGAATCCGACGGCGGTCGGGTGGAACAGTACCGCGAGGATTATCCGGACGGCTCGCCCCGGACGATCTGGAGCGCCCGGATTTGTCCAAATGGACGTTACGTCCTGCACGGTCTCGAGGTGAGTTATTATCCGGACGGCCGTCGCGCCCATGAGGTGACCTATGTGAACGGACGCAAGAGCGGCCGGGAACGATACTGGTCACCGGACGGGCGGCTGGTGTGGGAATGGGAACACTGGCCGGAGCAGAATCGCAGTGTCTGGCGATGGTACTGGCCCAACGGCCGGAAGCGGTTGGAGTCCACCTGGGAAACGCGACCGCTGGCACGGGATTTGACTCGGCGATTTTATGGTCGGCAGGCCGACGGGCCGGTGCGCCACTGGGATGAACAGGGCCGGCTCGTGTACGAGGGGCGTTTTGTCCGGGGCCGGCTCATGACGCCACCACCTCCGGAATTGCCATGA